Part of the Tolypothrix sp. PCC 7910 genome, TCCAAAACTACTTTTGCTCCGTCTCCCAAGAGTGCTTCTAATGCTAAAGCGGGAACGGGTAACCAAGAGGGACGATGCATTACTTGACCCATAGTTTGGCTTAACTCAGCCATACGGATGGGATTGGGAGCAGTAGCATTATATACGCCTTCCATTTGGGCTTTGGCGATTGCTTGCAGAATCAGATTAACTACGTCGTCTAAATGAATCCAAGAAAACCACTGCCTACCACTGCCAATGGGCCCACCGGCAAAGAGTTTGAAGGGAGTAATCATTTTACCCAAAGCGCCACCCATTCCTAAGACAATACCAAACCGGAGAATGACTAAGCGCACACCAGCATCTTTAACTTTGTTCGCTTCTGCTTCCCAGGCGAGACAAACTTCAGACAGAAAATCATTTCCCGATTGGCTGCTTTCGTCAAAGGTAGCAGTCTCACTAGTACCATAAAACCCAATAGCTGAGGCATTAACTAACACCTGTGGTTTGGGGTTAGCTTTAGCTATGGCTTCCACAATTTTTTGTGTTCCTAACTGACGGCTATTAAGAATTTGCTTTTTGTGTTCCGGTGTCCAGCGTTCCTCAGCGATAGGTTCGCCTGCTAAGTTCACTACAGCATCACAACCCGTAATAGCATCCTGCCAAGAGCCAGATACAGTGGGTGTATAGGCAATAATCTCTACATTGGGGAATGCCTGAGAGGGAAAAACTTTTTGGGCAAAGGCTGTGTTACGAGTTAACACCAACACGCTATTACCTTCCTGGTGCAGCCGTTCCACTAAACGACTACCCACAAATCCTGATGCTCCAGCAATTGCTATTTTCATAATCCACACCTGCGCCAAATCTTATTTTAAAGTTTTTTATCAAATTTTCAGCTTGCACTACTCTTCTTTTTGGGTGAAAAGACTTGGTTTGAGATTTTGGATGATATTTCTTTAATGAATCTGTAATCACTTGCTGTTTAGATGCTTCGATATTATAGGATGGACGGAGTGTTGCAAGGCGTGGGGCTATTATGGCTCGCTATACCTGTTCATTTATTGTTTCTGTTCCTGTTGAGCATCTCCAGCCGTTGCTTGTAGATTTGCTACAAGACTGTGAATTGGATATTCAATACTACACAGGCGATTACATTATGGCTCGGGAGATACCTGGGACTGTTTCATTTTCTAAAATGGTTAAAGTGGAAGTACTGATTGATAAATCAACAGCGACCGAAACAGAAACCCGGATGAGTATTGTGGTGAAAAATGAGGAACTGCCACTCCAACTGGATAATCACTGCCGACAAATGTTTGAATTTATCAAGCAAGCGATTGAACACAGTCGCCATTGGCATTTGATTGAAAGTTTAGCAGGGTAATTTTTGCTACATCTCATTTTAGGCATCGGCTGCGGCTAGCTTCAGGCAAAGCTAGCTCAAGCAACGCACCACAAATTATACTCATACTAATTTTAGATGGTGAATTTAGCTCAAAAGTTCTGACTACAGGCTTTTCGAGTAAACTCTGTTTAATAGATGTTGTTATTTCCAACTCATCATGACAAACGGTAGCTTACAGCTTCTGCATCTGTAAGCAGCCTATGAAGACATTGGCTGCTTGTAATTTTTTGAGCAAGCGCCTCTAATTTGATGATGTTATTGGTTTTAGATTTCCTCTAAATCATCAGTCATACCCGGATTGATTAGTGTAATATCATACTCACTAGCATCCGTCATACCTGAACGATGAGTGTTTCTTAACAAGTAATAAATGGCACGTACTTGAGGCCCAAAAACGATTTCGTCTTCATTTCTCAGATCGTGGGATGGCATCTTCCGTCCATTAATCATGAGACCGTTAGAACTAAGTTTGCCTTTAGCATCGCCATCGACAATTCGATAATAATAGCTATGGCTATTCTGTTCGCGTGGTAATCTTACTAATGTGGCATGGCGGCGAGAGACAAACTGCGACACCAAACGGATATTGCAATCGCGGTCTCTACCAATAGAGTAGATGGGATTTTCAAGCGAAAATTCCTTACGACCTTGATCGTCTTCAAGAATCAGAAGATGGCTTTCGTTGGTTTCTGCGGCCATTGATGCGTCGTTACTAAAATCGCTTGAAATTTGATTGCTGAAGATGTGTTTAATATAGTTTCCTGCCATTATTACGCATTACAGTCTGTGGTACAGCTTTAATAAGCATTTAAGTGCATTTTGACTCAATAAAGTAGAATATTGCTCTTCTACTCCTGCTGCTTTCATTTTAGGAAGATTCTCAACAGATTTGGTAGATGCATCAATCCTGATGATTGGTTGAGTCTGCCTATAAAGGCAGAATTATGATGAGTTGAGCGTATGATCTCCGAAAAAGAAATTTACGGTCGATGAGCCAAACGCCGTAATAAAACTGAGTTACTAACAACACTAACTGAGCTGAATGCCATTAATGCGGCGGCACCAGATGGGCTAAGGAGAAAACCCAAACTCGGTAATAAAACACCTGCTGCTAAGGGAATACCAATTGTATTATATGCAAAAGCCCAGAATAAATTCTGCCGGATTTTGTTGAAAGTGGCACGACTGAGGTGAATTGATTCCACAACATCGCTGAGGCGATCGCGCATTAATACAATAGCAGCAGTTTCCATCGCTACATCGGAACCAGAATATAAAGCAATTCCTACATCTGCTTGCGATAAAGCAGGCGCATCATTAATTCCATCTCCCACCATTGCCACAATAGATTTTGATTTGGAGATGTTGATTGTTTCCCCAACCTGAAGAGATTGGATAGCAGCAGCTTTTTTGCTTGGGGGAACACCAGCAATGACATCATCGTTACTTAGTCCCAGTTGTTTACCGATCGCACTCGCTGCTTCTTGGCGATCGCCACTGAGTAACATTACCCGTAAACCCATCTGGCGTAATTTATCGACTGTAGCTTTGGCATCTGGTCTCAGGGTATCAGCAACGCCGATAATTCCAGTTAAAATCCCGTCTACTGCCACACAAACAACTGTTTTACCCTCTGCGGCTAATTTCTGGCTTAATTGTTGTGCAGTGTCACTAATGGCAATTCCGTGCCAACTCAGCCATTCCCAATTTCCCAACAAGACATTTTTACCTTGGACTACAGCCGATACACCTAGTCCTGGTTCTGTGTGGAAGTCTACAGCCTCAGGTATAGTTAATTCTTGTCGTTGTGCTTCCTGCTGAATGGCTTTAGCAAGAGGATGGTATGTGCCGCTTTCTACAGCCGCAGCAAATTGCAGGAGGGATTGGGGGTTAGCAACTAGAGAATATTCGCCCTCAGAGCCTACTTCTTCAATTAGCAGACAATCTGTAACAGTGGGATTACCTGTAGTCAACGTGCCTGTTTTATCAAAAACTACTGTATCTAGCTGGTGAACTCGTTCTAAAACGTCACCACCTTTAATTAACAAACCCCGTTCTGCACCTAAGCCAGTCCCAACAAGAATGGCTGTAGGTGTAGCCAAACCTAAAGCACAAGGACAAGCCACCACCATGACTGCGATCGCTAATTTTAAGCTGATCAGGAGTGGAGAATAATGAGCGGTAAGTGCTGAGTGGGAAGTGCTAAGTGGGGAGTGGTGAGCCATTTCCATGCTGGTTGACATGGCAATATCTGGCCAGATGTGGACACCTAAGAAGTACCAAAAGATAAAGGTTAATGAAGCGGCTGCTAAAACACCATAGGTAAAGTAACCAGCTACCGTATCAGCTAATTTCTGAACAGGTGCTTTGCGGGTTTGGGCATCTTCCACCAGGGCAACAATATGGCCTAATGTGGTATCGCTACCTGTACGGGTGGCTTGGATTGCGATCGCGCCTGATTGATTAATAGTACCTGCTGTAACAAAATCTCCAGGTTGTTTGATGACTGGTACAGCTTCCCCTGTCAACATCGACTCATCAACCGTGGTTTGCCCTAACCGCACCTCGCCATCTACCGGGATTTTATCGCCAGGTAGTATCTGTAGCCATTCACCAACTCGCACTTGTTCTGCTGGAATCTCGATGCTAGCAGAACCGATAACAGCATCTCGACTTGCACCATTACTTTCTTGCCCAATTTTCTCAGGATTAGCAATCAACCGCGCTATTTGTGGTTGTAATGCTAGCAGTTGGCGAAATGCTGCCGCAGCGCGACCTCTAGCTTGTTGTTCTAATGTGCGCCCCAAAAGAATGAAGCCTAACATCATCACTGGTTCATCAAAAAAGCACTCCCAACCCATTTGCGGGAAGATTAGCGCCACCAAACTGGCTGTATAGGCTGTTAGGGTTCCCAAACCTATCAAAGTATTCATATTGGGCGCATTTCGCCGCCAGCCTAGCCAGCCATCAACTAAAATCGGGCGACCGGGAAATAGGATTGCCACTGTTGCCAGTCCACAATGGAACCAGATGTTATTTAAAAATGGCAACGTTACACCGCTAATCGTACTAAAATGCCCAATTCCTGACAAAACTAGTAGGAAGCCAGCAACCAATAACTGCTTGAGTGCAGATTGCATTTCTCGGCGCTGTCGTGCTTCTGGGTCTTCTCGGGTAGATATTTCACCTGCGGCTGTTCGTGGTTGAGTTGGGAAGCCATTGGCACTCAAATGCGTTGCCAATTGTTCGGCATCAACTGCGCCCACTTCTGACTCTACAACTGCGACCTCAGTCGCCAGGTTCACACAGGCACTCTTGACTCCTGGATGTTGAGTTAGCTGCCTTTCTACTGCTTTCACACACCCAGCACACTTCATGCCCCCAACATCCAGAATTATTTTCTCTGTAATGGGCATCATTTCTGGGGTGAGATTCGTTTTGGGAACAAGTT contains:
- a CDS encoding TIGR01777 family oxidoreductase; this encodes MKIAIAGASGFVGSRLVERLHQEGNSVLVLTRNTAFAQKVFPSQAFPNVEIIAYTPTVSGSWQDAITGCDAVVNLAGEPIAEERWTPEHKKQILNSRQLGTQKIVEAIAKANPKPQVLVNASAIGFYGTSETATFDESSQSGNDFLSEVCLAWEAEANKVKDAGVRLVILRFGIVLGMGGALGKMITPFKLFAGGPIGSGRQWFSWIHLDDVVNLILQAIAKAQMEGVYNATAPNPIRMAELSQTMGQVMHRPSWLPVPALALEALLGDGAKVVLEGQQVLPKRTVESGFQYQYPHLPAALREILK
- a CDS encoding FHA domain-containing protein, yielding MAGNYIKHIFSNQISSDFSNDASMAAETNESHLLILEDDQGRKEFSLENPIYSIGRDRDCNIRLVSQFVSRRHATLVRLPREQNSHSYYYRIVDGDAKGKLSSNGLMINGRKMPSHDLRNEDEIVFGPQVRAIYYLLRNTHRSGMTDASEYDITLINPGMTDDLEEI
- a CDS encoding cation-translocating P-type ATPase yields the protein MQLVPKTNLTPEMMPITEKIILDVGGMKCAGCVKAVERQLTQHPGVKSACVNLATEVAVVESEVGAVDAEQLATHLSANGFPTQPRTAAGEISTREDPEARQRREMQSALKQLLVAGFLLVLSGIGHFSTISGVTLPFLNNIWFHCGLATVAILFPGRPILVDGWLGWRRNAPNMNTLIGLGTLTAYTASLVALIFPQMGWECFFDEPVMMLGFILLGRTLEQQARGRAAAAFRQLLALQPQIARLIANPEKIGQESNGASRDAVIGSASIEIPAEQVRVGEWLQILPGDKIPVDGEVRLGQTTVDESMLTGEAVPVIKQPGDFVTAGTINQSGAIAIQATRTGSDTTLGHIVALVEDAQTRKAPVQKLADTVAGYFTYGVLAAASLTFIFWYFLGVHIWPDIAMSTSMEMAHHSPLSTSHSALTAHYSPLLISLKLAIAVMVVACPCALGLATPTAILVGTGLGAERGLLIKGGDVLERVHQLDTVVFDKTGTLTTGNPTVTDCLLIEEVGSEGEYSLVANPQSLLQFAAAVESGTYHPLAKAIQQEAQRQELTIPEAVDFHTEPGLGVSAVVQGKNVLLGNWEWLSWHGIAISDTAQQLSQKLAAEGKTVVCVAVDGILTGIIGVADTLRPDAKATVDKLRQMGLRVMLLSGDRQEAASAIGKQLGLSNDDVIAGVPPSKKAAAIQSLQVGETINISKSKSIVAMVGDGINDAPALSQADVGIALYSGSDVAMETAAIVLMRDRLSDVVESIHLSRATFNKIRQNLFWAFAYNTIGIPLAAGVLLPSLGFLLSPSGAAALMAFSSVSVVSNSVLLRRLAHRP